The Xenopus tropicalis strain Nigerian chromosome 7, UCB_Xtro_10.0, whole genome shotgun sequence genome includes a region encoding these proteins:
- the LOC101734687 gene encoding uncharacterized protein LOC101734687, with protein MSVASSENGNTPEQMIHRIVEFIYTRVKFDIGMDVWINDLKRNARADLNDIWATDGLVERYLTCMNLASNSSDKEKKLICALPPVLYALMEVDTLSKARKENVEKLRSQLHEIESDIQHMKSDKNKLEIDISNKEAFIRDLETDAERSRIAYCKLRKDFEELQQQHIKSQQSGVYGVERSPDPPIITPQYKHWAPYISRAKPIDNVDSEAQDVLGRLAEACQAVTTLIGNHRTRVLRDSSSDTSPERNVRNVRNQTPMSNVSHRSSVSNTDASEVESDERAWGSGPFPNRGKNTHKRGSKGKNPQSPKEKQNSASIIKFLNIAIPKFSKKGSSQIANHLELYEFTMDSLKLSEADKIRFLPWAFDDRYRHYFSSFKERGITKWQSVLHEIKSEFGPYRTTTAAKREIYKLTCRSNQSPREFLSVLKNAYGLAYRNPDWESVEFKQVFYEALPTQIKLSLAHDLDFENPLERLVTSATLLFNISEGQNLNDRKFKKFPEHNVDESRVKPHLNFESQPKKIPSATGPNQQNQKQLNPRQTKPQIAKGSEGNSSGSGSQGYRPRFNQGYHGYRGNQRYGGYQGYRDPQGYKRWNNRPRQQWRKGQESPDSPRGKSPTGNQNGPRNQNPGRPSRFDQLADQVSKLTDIVSKLSQVSAGKQPEVFLEEKAGPSSAK; from the coding sequence ATGAGTGTTGCAAGCAGTGAGAATGGGAATACCCCAGAGCAAATGATCCACAGAATTGTTGAATTCATATATACACGGGTAAAATTTGATATAGGAATGGATGTTTGGATTAATGATTTGAAGAGGAATGCTAGAGCAGACCTTAATGATATCTGGGCAACAGACGGCCTGGTTGAACGCTATTTAACATGTATGAACTTAGCCTCTAACAGTTCAGACAAAGAGAAAAAATTAATATGTGCCCTACCTcctgttttatatgcattaatggaGGTAGATACCCTATCAAAagctagaaaagaaaatgtagaaaaattgaGGTCTCAGTTACATGAGATAGAATCAGATATCCAACATATGAAATCTGATAAAAACAAACTAGAGATAGATATCTCAAACAAGGAAGCTTTTATTAGGGATTTAGAAACTGATGCTGAACGTAGTCGCATAGCATACTGTAAGCTCAGAAAGGATTTCGAAGAATTACAGCAACAGCACATTAAAAGTCAACAGTCAGGTGTATATGGTGTGGAGAGATCTCCTGATCCTCCAATAATCACTCCCCAATATAAACATTGGGCACCATATATTTCTAGAGCCAAACCAATTGATAATGTTGATTCAGAGGCACAAGATGTTTTGGGCCGGTTGGCTGAAGCTTGCCAAGCTGTGACCACCTTAATAGGTAATCACAGAACAAGGGTTCTTAGAGATTCTTCCTCAGACACGTCCCCAGAGAGGAATGTGAGGAATGTGCGAAATCAAACACCTATGTCAAATGTATCCCATAGAAGTAGTGTTTCCAATACTGATGCAAGTGAAGTTGAGAGTGATGAGAGAGCATGGGGATCCGGTCCTTTCCCAAACAGGGGGAAGAATACCCATAAGAGGGGTTCAAAAGGGAAAAATCCCCAAtctccaaaagaaaaacaaaattctgcCAGCATAATTAAATTTTTGAATATTGCTATACCAAAATTTTCTAAGAAAGGTTCTTCCCAAATTGCAAACCACTTAGAACTATATGAATTTACTATGGATTCATTAAAATTATCTGAGGCAGACAAAATCAGGTTTCTTCCATGGGCCTTTGATGACAGATACCGTCATTACTTTTCCTCCTTTAAAGAGAGAGGAATCACCAAATGGCAGTCAGTCCTACATGAAATTAAATCAGAATTTGGGCCCTATCGAACTACCACTGCCGCAAAGAGAGAAATTTATAAACTCACATGTAGATCTAATCAAAGCCCTCGAGAATTTCTCTCTGTACTTAAAAATGCCTATGGTTTAGCTTACAGAAACCCCGATTGGGAATCTGTGGAATTTAAACAAGTATTCTATGAGGCCTTACCAACCCAGATCAAATTAAGTCTAGCTCATGATCTGGATTTTGAAAACCCTCTAGAAAGATTGGTAACATCAGCAACTTTGCTGTTTAATATTAGTGAGGGCCAAAACTTAAATGataggaaatttaaaaaattccCAGAGCACAATGTTGATGAGTCCAGGGTAAAACCTCATTTAAATTTTGAGTCCCAGCCAAAAAAAATACCTTCAGCCACTGGACCTAATCAACAAAACCAAAAACAGCTAAATCCCAGACAAACTAAACCTCAAATTGCCAAGGGGTCAGAGGGAAATAGTTCAGGTTCTGGAAGCCAAGGTTACCGTCCTCGTTTCAACCAAGGGTACCATGGATACCGAGGTAACCAAAGATATGGGGGTTACCAAGGATACCGGGATCCCCAGGGATACAAACGTTGGAACAATAGGCCCAGGCAGCAATGGAGAAAAGGGCAGGAATCACCAGATTCACCCAGGGGTAAATCACCCACAGGGAACCAAAATGGTCCACGGAATCAAAACCCAGGTAGACCTAGCAGATTTGATCAGCTTGCAGATCAGGTTTCCAAGTTAACTGACATTGTAAGTAAATTATCTCAAGTTTCTGCAGGAAAACAACCTGAAGTTTTTTTAGAGGAAAAAGCGGGGCCAAGCTCCGCCAAATAA